The genomic interval GGATTCAATCCGGCATGTGCGACATGGTTATTGCTGGCGGTTGTGATGCTCTTTCCAGAGTAACGCTTAATGGGTTCAACTCACTTATGGTAATGGATAATGAGCGAAGCAAGCCGTTTGATGTGAACCGTAAGGGGTTAAACCTTGGAGAAGGAGCCGGCGTGCTTGTTCTTGAGTCAGAACCCGCGGTGTTACAACGTAAGGCGACAGCTATAGCTCGTCTTACTGGATACGCAACTGCGTGTGATGCACATCATCTGACTGCTCCCCATCCTCAAGGGCGTGGGCTTATTCGTGCTATGAAACAGCTTTTTGCGTACCCAGAATGTGCTCCGGAGAACATCAGCTTTGTAAACGTCCACGGTACTGGCACCAAGGATAACGACAGTGTTGAAGGATACGTAATGCACGAACTGTTGCCACACGTACCATTCTTTTCTGCTAAAGGGGCTACAGGACATACTCTTGGAGCTGCGGGCGGTATTGAGGCTGCACTATGTGTGCATTGCCTGAATCAGGGAAGCATTCCTCCTAGTACAGGCTTAACGACTCCTGATCCAGCCATCCCTGCTACCCCGGTGCTCGAAGCTACAAGCGTGACTGGCACAACAGCTCTTTCTACTTCTTTAGCCTTTGGCGGAATTGCCTCTGTGCTTGCCATTTCCCACCTTTAAGACACACAACGGGCAACGCAAATGAATTGTAAAAAAAACTCTTTCTCCAAGCCGGACGTGATCCCAGTGCTCGACTTTGAGCTTTCTGAGATTATGCAGGCTCGTAATCAGGGTAATATTTTATCGCTTGATTTAGAAATTACCGAAGCATGCAACTGTGCGTGTGTGTATTGCTACCGGTATGAAAGCGAAGGGGCACAACCCCCTGCTGCTGATGAACTCACAGCGCAAGAAATTGCTAAGCTTCTTACTGAGGCAAAAGAAAAACACGATTTGCGTCGTATTTGCATTCTCGGTGGTGAGCCGCTTATTCCCGTAATTCGGGAAAAG from Halodesulfovibrio sp. MK-HDV carries:
- a CDS encoding beta-ketoacyl-[acyl-carrier-protein] synthase family protein, with amino-acid sequence MPSVFITGTGCITGSGSTSQSTLTAMYEGTADPSPFVRHKMDWGKEALVFAVDEALFENASGQAKQYGLTARLALTATLQALEDAGISPADLKGKRVGVAMGTTVGCSMNHIDFYGEYRNPDIALPSMEHLRCVLRSNPAEAIARELEIVGPTQSVVNACASGTDAIGVGLQWIQSGMCDMVIAGGCDALSRVTLNGFNSLMVMDNERSKPFDVNRKGLNLGEGAGVLVLESEPAVLQRKATAIARLTGYATACDAHHLTAPHPQGRGLIRAMKQLFAYPECAPENISFVNVHGTGTKDNDSVEGYVMHELLPHVPFFSAKGATGHTLGAAGGIEAALCVHCLNQGSIPPSTGLTTPDPAIPATPVLEATSVTGTTALSTSLAFGGIASVLAISHL